DNA from Pseudobacteroides sp.:
CAAGGTCATACTCAAATGTAGTACCATGGTTGTAATCATCATCTTCACCATAATGGTTCGGATCAAATTTCCTGAGAAGGTCTCCTGAATATTCATCATAAATGAATTTACTAATCCTGTAGCCTCCATTGTTTTCCGGATTGCTCAAAGTATCTTCATTAGGAGCTTCACTTGACAAGAATTGTTGATTATTGTGATTATACTCCAGCAGCTGAATATCTTTTTCATAACTACCTAAAACTGCTGACCTTCTTATCATCCTGTCCATAGGATCATAGTCAAACTTCATCTTTTTGACAAGCGTATTGCTATAGTTATCTATGGTCTCAATGACATTTTCTTCAACCATTACAACATTATTATTCCTGTCATAATAGTTTTTGCTGAGGTGATTAACTTTTCTGCCGAAATTGTCATTACCTGAAGCAACATTTCCAAAAACATCTTCCATGAACGTTGTTTTAAGTCTGTTTGCTTCATCATAACTGTAGTTTGTTGCATTTCCATTAGCATCTGTTGATTTTATGAGATTTCCATTTAAATCATACTCAAATGACTGTTTTGTTTCTGTTGCAGTATCGAAAACAGCACCATTTGTGTAAGATGTCATTTTTCCATGCTTGACTTCAACAACATTTCCAAGTCCGTTATATGAGTAAACATCCACAATGCTATTGCTGCCCAGCTTCATCTTCACTTGCCCATATTCATCATACTGGTAAGTTTCAGAATAACTTAGAATAGTCTTGGTTGTTTCCGGATCTTCAGGATATGTTACCTTTCTCAGCTGATTGAAAAGATTATACTCATAATTCACAACATTTGTTATGAAATTGTTATTTGCATCTTTTCTTATATTAATTACATCCTGTATAACATTTCCTGTATAATCATATACCTCATTATCAACAAGAACCGTCTCAGTACCTGTATTTACGCTGGTTTTTACGCTTCTTTGCTTATCATCATATTCGTATATAGTATCGTAATAAACCGGAGCAGCTATAGTTCCACTAATCCTGGTTTCCTTTACAATTCTTCCAAGAGTATCATAAATACAAGTTTTCGAATTTTTGTCTTTGCCAACTAATTCCGGTTCTGTTACAGTCAGAATCTTATCCGCCGGAGTATAAGTAAATTCTCTTCCGATTCCGGATTGTATCTTTTCCTTGGTAGTTGTTCCCAACGCTTTGTCAAATCTTATTGAATCCAATTCTTTAACGACATTTCCATCAGTATCATGGTCAAATGCTTTGTAATAAATCTTGGAATCAACTTGATCAAATCCATCTCCCGTGCTGTTAAGTTTATATTCTTTACCTTTATAACCTGTTGCTATGATTCTTCCCATTGAATCATATTCATAGAATAAATGATTCATAACGCCGAGGTCTGTTCCCAAGTCTTTATTATAATTTTCAGGCTTTACCTCCTTGGTTTTTCTTCCTGCCAGGTCATAATCATAAGCAGTTATTTCATCTTCCATGCTCTCAGTTCCGTCTTCAATTTTAAATCTCTTAACATTTTTAAGAGATACTGTTTTTACGAAACCTCTTTCATCATAATCATAAACTGTTTCGTTATTTAATGCATCCTTGAAGTAAACCGGCTTTCCTTCCCAGTTGTATATCGTCTCGGTTTTTGAGATAACTGAATTGCCGCTGGCATCTTTACAGTTCTGAGTAATGATAGTAGGCATGTTCAGACTGTTGTACTGGTAATCTGTGTTTGAATTTGCATCAATTTCACTCGCCAAATTGCCATTCTTGTCATATTTGTATGATGTAAAAATATAAGTCAAACCTGTTGCTGTTGTGCTATTTCCATATATGTCGGATAAATTCACCTGAACCTTTTTGTAATTAGGTTTATCGATATAACTATGGAAGTACTTCGTTTTATTAGTAGTTTTAAGTGTAGCTCCATGATAATCCCTTGCAATGTCACTGCAAATATTACCCTCTTCATCATAATCAAATTCACTTACCCTTTTTTTGCTATCTGAAGCAATCCCTGATGC
Protein-coding regions in this window:
- a CDS encoding RHS repeat domain-containing protein, whose amino-acid sequence is MKYVYTRTNYSTAGKPLTVYTLNDGDGVLLSDTYYDTNNYPTKPDGTSLNYSITQFAYHINGKIGTQTEGIGPASGIASDSKKRVSEFDYDEEGNICSDIARDYHGATLKTTNKTKYFHSYIDKPNYKKVQVNLSDIYGNSTTATGLTYIFTSYKYDKNGNLASEIDANSNTDYQYNSLNMPTIITQNCKDASGNSVISKTETIYNWEGKPVYFKDALNNETVYDYDERGFVKTVSLKNVKRFKIEDGTESMEDEITAYDYDLAGRKTKEVKPENYNKDLGTDLGVMNHLFYEYDSMGRIIATGYKGKEYKLNSTGDGFDQVDSKIYYKAFDHDTDGNVVKELDSIRFDKALGTTTKEKIQSGIGREFTYTPADKILTVTEPELVGKDKNSKTCIYDTLGRIVKETRISGTIAAPVYYDTIYEYDDKQRSVKTSVNTGTETVLVDNEVYDYTGNVIQDVINIRKDANNNFITNVVNYEYNLFNQLRKVTYPEDPETTKTILSYSETYQYDEYGQVKMKLGSNSIVDVYSYNGLGNVVEVKHGKMTSYTNGAVFDTATETKQSFEYDLNGNLIKSTDANGNATNYSYDEANRLKTTFMEDVFGNVASGNDNFGRKVNHLSKNYYDRNNNVVMVEENVIETIDNYSNTLVKKMKFDYDPMDRMIRRSAVLGSYEKDIQLLEYNHNNQQFLSSEAPNEDTLSNPENNGGYRISKFIYDEYSGDLLRKFDPNHYGEDDDYNHGTTFEYDLAGNMTGKIDGRGNKITYNYNAFNMLVRVTMPTEGTQTYSTAYAYDYNGNIIKQTNEKLVNSVWTPHNIISEYEYNVRNLPKVRKDGAGVSETYKYYSDGLISDKTNRKGQTLKYEYDVNNSVDCQVKLTPFLKFLHLKLTL